ATTTCTAAATATTCACCAAAACATAAATTTAAATGCCTTATGAGCAATCCAGAAGCAAAAACCAAGAAGTTTAGAAAAAGCCTGAAACTGGTCGTAGATACCAGCGGTGAAGTAACTTTGTATGGGCTCAATATTACTGATCTTCTGACAGAGCATAACTATCCGATGTGGTTCAGAATGTATGCGGATACTTTGGCAGAATATGCCAGAGATGAGGAGGAAGAAGATGTTGAAAATAAAGACGAAGGCACCATCGCATCAGATGATAATGAGACCAATTTCTATAAGGTATTTGGTGTAAAGCCAAGTGATTTTTTCTAAGCATAACCAAAGTATGTCAGTTTTTACTGATGTGCTTTTTTGATTTGAATTGCTTATACTATACGCCTTTTATTCTCCCTTATAAAATCAATCACCTCATCTAAGTTTTTAATACTTTTCTTTTGTCTGGAAAGTGCTGCATAGACGCTACTGGGCTTGAGGTTAAAAAGTCTGCTGAGTATTTCCATTGCGGTTTTTTCTGGTGGGGTAGCTCCGTGAATTCTGTGTTGGTTTTCCAAAATATAGGTAACTACATCGTCCAGATTGGAAAGCTTCTTTTGTTGCTTGTAGAAAATCATTTTCAGGCTTTGAGGGCTTGATCAAGTGATTTTGTGGAGCAGGGCTTTGCATACGCTGGCAGTTATTCAAGGTTTGCTGGCTTTCATAGGTGTGATGTTATTTGCTAAAATTTTACTGTCTCTCTTTCCATTATCTTTATACAAATTCACTTACTCATTGCAAGTCAAAGTTATATTAAATAATGAAAAAAAGTATAACATCGACTTGCAATCGACTATGCTAAAGCTATTAATTTACTGTTGTCATAGAGAAAGATGGCAACAGAACTGATCATTAACAATTTAGCTTTTATTCTTTGCACAAGACACTTGATGAAAGAAAAGTTTTTGGATATGCTACAAAACGATTTTTTAGAAGGTTTTATAGGCTTGGTAAAAGGCGAAATACTGCACCGTTATATCATAATGTGCACAGCTAATTACCCGTTGCTATACGAATACCTTGAACCAGAATTTGGATTTGGACACTTTTACAAAAAAATCCCGTTTGAGAATATTGCAATGGGTGGGTTGAAAGATTTCCAAACAGGATACATTTATTTTTGGTTTGGTACAAGCACCAAATCCTTGGCTAAGGCTACGGAAGTAGCCACAAAATACAAGCAAATTGCTATACGGGACAACGTAGAAAAAAAGGAGATCAGGCTCAAGTAGCCCCTCCTTTTTTGTTATTTACTCGTTATAACTTTTCGTCTATGCCCTTTGATTTTTTTGAATTGACGGAAAGTGTATGTTTTTCCGTTGGTGAGTGATAGGAACATATAGTTCATTTTTATTATATCAAAGATTAAATCTACCTTGACGATAAGTTAACCTTTGCCACTTACAAGTTATTTTTCGATGCCCCATAATGCTTCACACTCCTGAATAAGCTGATCCAATTTATCTCTTTTATCACGAAGCATTGCGATAATTTTTTTCTGGCTTTTGGCTTGTCTGGGTGCTTTGATACCTATATCTCGCTCCCTTACTTGCTCAGGGCTACTAATGTCCATTTCTTTAGCAAGCGTTGCATAACTGTTGAGCAAAGGTGCAAAGTATATCCTTTCCATCTTGTTTCTTATGATTGAATAAATAGGGTGAAAGCAAGAAGGGACAATCAACGCTCAATTGTTTTTGTCCTTTCTTGCTTAGAGTTTAGTGGAGGATTTGCTTAATTGCTCAGATTTGCTCGTCTGCCTCCCTGAGCTTTCTTTTTTTGAACTCTTCATAAGTTTCCACGGTAAGGTTGAACGCCTTGAAAGCACTTTTCAAAAACTCGTATCTTCCCTTGAGTGATTTGGTAACCATCATCATCTTGATGTTATACAAATGCACACTAAATTGTTTTTTCTCAGAGAGTGGCATTTGCTCAAAGTGTTTTTGCTCTTTTGGTGTGGCTTTACGAAAAGTGACTTCAATTTTTTCTTTATGATCTATGGTAATGATACGCACCCGTGAAGGAATTGTAGACAATGTTTGCTTTGTCATTGGTTATCTTGTCAAAGAATAAATATTTATCGTTGCTTTTTGTCTACCGAATGATTACAAGGGAGAGTGGAAAGAGCAACATTGTTGCTCCTTCCAGAGGTTACACTATCTGAGAAGTTGCTTAATTTCTGAGATGTGTGCCTTTGCCCTTTGTAAAGTATCTTTCTTAAATACCTTGTAGCTTTCAGTATTGACTCCCATCTGCTGATAGCTTTTTTTCTTTTGTTTGTATAAGCGAGCTAATCTGCAACCATTCATTTGTCTGAGTTGGTGGAGATAATAGTTTATTTTTTGTTTCTCCTGCTTATCCAGTTTTTCGTAGAAGGTTTTTTTCTCTTTTTTGGAAGCAAAGCAATAATTAATCGTAAGTCTTTTACTCCGAAACCCCACAATGCTTGCCTTACGTGGGATTGTGCTAAACTTTTTAAAACGCATTGGTCTAAACCAGTAATAAATAAAGCAATTTATCCATAGAAGAAGTCAGCCATTTTTCTTCTCCCTTGGATAACTTTATAATACAGGTACAACCTTTAGTCTCAAGCCTAAGTAGGTTGTTTATTAAGGCAGATTGCAAAAAGATGATATAATATTTTTAGCTAGTTTTCCTTCCTGAAAATCAAAATTAAAAACGAAGAAAAGTTATATATTTTACCAAAGTTTTTACCTCAAAAATACTTATCTTATTGCAACACTTCCCTGGTACCCAACGAGATAAAAAAAGAAAGGAAAAATAAATTATATGAAGTAATAAGAACGAATGAGCGAAATGTAACGAAGTGAAATGTAGTAAATGAGTAAGTATTACTTCATATAATTATTGAATAAAGAAAAGAGTTGTAACTCTCTGATAATCATAGACTATGTAAGGGCACTAAGGGATAGTCAAAAACATAGGGTAAAGAGTAGTCAAAACATCATTAAAACATATTCAAAAACATACAGACTTATGAATACTAATAAAGTAAATACAGATGCTCCTGAGCACATCTTTTTTCAGCAAATACTTTCACAGCGATGGGAATGGATGCTTTCTTTAGATACTACTATTCGGTTAGGGTATACCAAAGCCGAATTTCTGAGCAATTTTATCTTCGAATGGATGGAAAAATGGGTGAGTTATATTGAGGCACAACGTGATCAAGTAGAGCGTTATTCTACTGAGTATGCTGTGTGGATGGAAAAGCGAGGCTTTACCTTCAAGGAGTATTTGAGTTTGTTCAGTGCTCGCATCGCCGCTGATGCCCACGACTGGTATCCTATTTTTGAAGTGTTGATGATCGATCAAGAGGAACATCGTAAAGCTCTTACACAAGGTTTTGATCCTACGGAAAAAGATTACCTGTTGCTGTTGTCACAACTAAATAATTGCCCACCTACTCATTTTTTTAACCGAGAGTTTCCCGCAGAAATTCCCCTAAATGAACTAGCAAAACATGCATATGTAGTAGGAAATACTGGTAGCGGAAAAAGTGAACTGATGAAATCACTCTTCTATCATTTGCAAAAACAAACCTACACTACGGGAAACAAAGCCAGTTTGATTTTGATGGAACCACATGGAGAGTTGGCTCAAGATATGCGCGATTTTTACCTCAACAAAGAGCAACGCCATCGTTTGATTTATATTGATCCATTTTATGAAGAAGGCTTTACCCCTGTGCTCAATCCTTTTGATATACCCAATGAGGAACGGCAAAATGAACCACTCATCGATTTGTATAGTCAGAATATTGCCAAGGCATTTTCGGAACTGATTGAAGGCAGTAGCCTGTCTCCCCAAATGGAAGCGGTACTCATTCCTTGTATTGCCACCTTATTGCGTAAAGAAGGGAGCAGCCTTGCGGAGTTGCAACGGTTTATGAACGATGAAGAAAACGATGATTTGATCAAACTTGGCTTGCAAAGCCCTAATCCTATACACAAAAATTTATTCAAATCAGCTTTCAGAAAAGGATCGGGCTATCAAACTACCAAACAGTCTATTTATACAAAGCTGTTGAAGCTATTAGGCACTACCACATTTTTTGAGTTTACCTGTGGGCGAAGTACTTTGGACCTAGCAAAAGCGACTGACGAGGGGAAAATTATCTTGTTCAATCTGTCGCAGGGTAAAATTGGGGAAGATAGCTCACAAGCTATTGGACGATTACTGATTGCCATGATTAAAAACGTAGCTCTACGAAGAGAGTATCAAGCCAAAAACGAACGAATCCCTACCTTTGTTTTTATCGACGAGTGCCAAAATTATCTCTCCCCTAGTATTGAAAAAATACTGACCGAAGCCCGAAAGTATAAGGTGTTCTTGTTGATGGCCAATCAGAACTTAGCCCAAATTGAAGATAGCCGTTTAAAAGATGCTATTTTTTCTAATACCAAAGTAAAAATAGCAGGAAGTAACTCTCCTAAAACCTTAAAAGTGATGGCGCAAGAAATGCAAACCTCCTTAGACATATTACAAGACATGCGTAAATATCATTTCTGTGCTAAGGTGGATGACTCTCCTGCATTTGTGTTTCGTTCACCCAGTTTTTTGGCTACCAATGAAGCCAAATTTTCATTGTCACACGCTGATCAAATGGGCTTGAAACAATACTTGCTTGACCAAGGGTATTATCGTACCAAGGTATTATTGAAAAAAGAGGATGCGACAACAGAAGCTGCAAATAGTTCTGAAACCCCTACAAATAGCCAAGAACAACCTCCTCTACCCAAGTATTCGTTAAGAAAGAAAACAACAAATGGTGAAGGCAATGATCCTAATCCAGCCCCTAAATACTCATTCCGAAAATCAAAAAACTAACAGCAATGAACAACATCAAAATAAAGAAGACGAAAAGTAATTACTACAAGGCTCTGACAGTATCGCAAACCAAGATTTTGGAATCACTGGCGATTTACAAGTTTCTGACCAGTTCGCAAATGGTGACCCTGGAGGTGATGACTCACGAAAAAAACATTAATACCCAAATTCGGTTTTTGCGGGGCTTGCCCAAACCACTAATGGACAGCGAAAATTTTGGCTCGATCCCCAAAATTGGGAGGTTAGAAAGCATTCATTTTTTGACCAAAAAAGGCAAACAGTTGTTGATTGAAGAGTTGGGTTACTCCCCAGAAGATATACGACTACCTACTAACAACAATTCGTTGTTTTATCAAGACTACTTCCACCGAAAATATACCATCGACTGCCATATCAGGGCAAGTAATTGGGCAAAGGAAAGTGGGATAGAAGTACTGTTTTTTGATCGCTATTTTGATAAGGTAGGCAACAACCGAATAGATAAAAATATGCGTGCTAAAACCAAGATCAACCTTAAAAACAAACAATACCTCATTGCCGATGGGGTATTAATGATTTTACTACCTGATGGTGCACAAGAGCTGTATTGCTTAGAAATGTATGACGGTAAAGATACGCTCCGCACCCTGAAACAACTCAAAAAACACGTAGAAGCCATTGAGATTGGAAGCGTGAGTGAGCAGTATGGGTTGCCCTATGCCCATCGGGTGCTCTGTGTTTTTGAGCATGAAGGTTTGCAAAAAGCAGTGATCAAACGAGCCAATCAGGAAAGCGAGTTTACTAACGTCAAAGAGTTCTTTTTGACCAAAACACTGCAAAGTGTATTGGAGCAGCCTTTTGACAAGGGATGGGTGAATTTGTTGGGGGAGGAAGTGGGGGTGTATTGAGAGGGGAGATTTTCTATTCTTTCAGGTAGGAAAGATTGACTTTTGATAGTTAAGTTTGGAGAGTAAGTTCAAGCTGTACTCTCCAAAATATTCAAACAATATCATTTAGCAGATAAGTTTTAAAATCACCTCAGATGTCAATGTTTAAGATTATGTTAATCTATTAATTTCAACTTGTAAACCTGCTAATAAGTTATCTAAAACGCACTGTTGTAATACAAAGTGTAAATCTTTTACTTGGCTTGGCTTCTGACTTTCCAGATCGGCCTTTAAATAATCTACTAATTTATCTTTGGTTATGGGCATAGATAATTTTAGATGATGGTAATTATGCCTGTAAACCCTAATTCTTTCAAGTGCATGCACTAGACTTGGATATTGTGGAGTTATTGTATCCCTGTAGTATTTTTTATCAGGTTTTCCATAAACTTCAATACTTTCAACAAAGCATTGAAAACAAGTGTTTATAAAGTTCTCAAACTTTAATTCAGTATCACAAACTTCAACCCTCGAGAATTTGCTACTTTCAGGAAATGAGAATTTCCCAAATAGAGAAGGTTGTCCTGCATTATCTATTAAATCTACCAGCAACTGAAAATCTTTAATTATATAATCTATTCGTTTAGGTAGCCATAGCTCACGCTGATCAGGTGTTATTACACGCAAAATCGTTTTTCGGCCTTCTTTTTTTGCTAACTCTAGGCCTATATGTTTTTCAACCACTGGGATTGTTATCTTAGGCATATTGTGAGAGTCATATTTCAAAAGACCATAACCCATTAAGTGCTTGGTAAATTCTGGTTCTGTTGAAAATTCTATAAAATCTCTAATTTCTCCACTAGAAAGCATTTCTAACATAGTGTATTCATCTGGGTAAAAATCTGAAAGTTCCGCAACAACATGACCACTGTAATAAGATAGGTCTAAATCTCTTCGTTCTTGACTCTTTATTAAATCGTTGTCAGATATTGTAATGGGCTTATGGATAGCTTGATCTGTATAATCTTTATTAATCCAACTACATGATTTTCTTGTGAGGTGAGGATGTCCACCATATTGAGTATATAAATAATTTAAGGCTGTATCTGTAAAATCCAATCCTATCTTTTTGCCTAATGATGAAACCATGAGTTTCATTTCTGATTTTGTAAAACCTGTCAGATAATCAGGCGATACTATCCCAAATAATGGGTTTTGGACTCCTTTAACTCTATTTGTGTCTAATACATTTGGGTTTAGGCCCGCTATAAAAAAAACTAAGTTTCTGTGCTCACTTTGACAAGACCATATCGTTTGCCAGAAATCGATGTAATCATCAATCCAATGCTCTTCTTTTTCATTCAGAAAAGATATATACTCTATTTCATCGAAGATTAGCGCTACCCTGTTGTTATCTTCTAATTCGGCAACTTTTTTTATAAGGTTGCTAAATGTAGTTGCAATTTTCTTTTCTGTGTATTTCTTAGATTTAGCAGCGATTTTTATTCCAGTTCTGTCAGATATAGTGTTACAAATCTCGCCTAAAAATTCGTTCCACCTTAATTTTTTTATTGAGGGGTTTTTGCAATCGAAAAATAAAATCACTCCCTTTTTCTCAAATTCAACAGTCCTTTTAAGTTTATACAAGAAGGAAGTCTTACCTGTTTTTCTTAAACCAAATAACCCTCTGTTTTCGGACTTTTTAACCGCATCATAATAGGTTGTAAGTAATCTTTCCCGTCCAAAAAAATAGGCATCTTCTTTTAGGGGGAGGGAAAAGTCGAATAAGTCTCTCTGGTAAAATTGTTCACTTATTTTGTTATTTATATAATTAGAAATTCTAGCGTTTTGTCTTAGTTCACTAGCTGAAAAAGCAATTATTATTCTTGGCTCACGTGATCTTTGGCTTGAGCTGTAATTTTTAAGCCACTTGTGTACATCTGTACTCTCTGAAATTAATATGTATACAAGTGTCTCAACCCTTCCTTTGGCAGGGTATCCTTCATAAACTTCCTCCACAGCCTGAATAGTTCTAGCTGCCATTTCATTATGTGGTGAATAGATTAGGAGTAATTCTAAATTAAACCCAAACTTTTCTTTTGTATTTTCTTCAGGACTTAAAAAAAACTCAAATAATTCTGTTTTGGATTGCTTTCGAAAAAATTGTCTCTTAGCACCTCTTGTTACAAAAAAACTTTTCAAAAATGGTGTTAGTAACTCTTCATGTTGTGGAAAATCTTTTAAATGCTTATTTCTTACTTCTGGTCGAATGATTCCCATAAATGATGAAATTATTGTTATAATTGCAATTAATATACTTAATATAATTTACATTATAACTAAACATTCAAGGATTTATGGGAGTTTATAATAATATGTTTAAATATTAGCAAGATATTTAAACATTCATTAGCGACTTAACTACCCCCCAACCCAGGAAACCTCACATACAACCTCTTAATCAAGGCTTTATCTCCCACATAAATTTTTCCCGTAGGTTGAGGGTCATGCGTTTTGTAGCGTTTAAATTGCCAGTAGTATAGCCCTAGTTGGGTAGTGAGCCAGGTACATTGCCATTGTTGAGGGGCTACTTTTTTTAGGGGAATGAGTTTTACTGGTTCTCGTTCATAGTTTTCTATCTGGATGAACATTTGGGCGGTGTCAGGCAGCAGAGTAGCTGCTTTGACCGTAAACTGAACAGGCTCTTTTACAGGATGCCAGCTAACCATACTAGGCGCTTGTATGGTAACAGGTATAATCCTTTTTTTACTGTTAGCACTCTTGCTTCTTACTGCCTTACCATTGTATTGCAAACGTACCCCAATATCCTCAAACCTAGATTTCATGGCAATGTATTTATCAAATATGGCTGATTGTTCTTTTTGGCTCTTGGACACAATCTCCTTTTGAGCTACATGAGGGTTTGAGGGCATAAGCTTTGCCGAATCAGTATGGTATTTTTCTTTTTGCTCATTGGTTATCAATGGCTTTTTCAAAGTATCTGTTTGTGTAGAATCTACTTTTTTATGAGTAATGGTGTTTTGTGGAGATTTGTTGCTAGTGCCCTTGAAATATAACTGCCACAAAAAGAATAACCCAACAGCAAAAAGAACTACTGCGGCTATTCGGGCATACGTAGGTATTTGCAGGGTAGTACTTTGAGGATTGCCCAGTGCTTGGGTGCAGGCAATTACTCTTTCAAATTCAGCAGGGTTGTCTTTAAGGTATTGCAGTAGTGGTTTGGGCAGGTGGTGTTCTTTTTGGTATACAAAGCATTCTGCCAAAAAACGGATAGTTATATCAGATGCACCTTCTTCAGGAATACTTTCATAGAGTTGTTTGCCCAAGACGTGAATTTCTGCTTGGTTAAGGTCTTTGATTAGTTTTTGTGAAGAACGAAGGTTATATAGATTGTTTTTCATATAAATTTTAAGTTACGTAGTTGATCGTTTTACATAGTCACGGCTATCTTGAGTAAAGCCAGTCTTTAATTTTTTTGTACCAAGTATTCCTGTGCTTCTCAAATTTGTCCTTGCGATACCAATTATTAATGTCATCTTTTCTTAAGCCAAATAAGCCATTGATAGCTTTAATAAATTGCCCACCCCGTATATCATCCTCAGGAGTATTTTGAATGAGCATCCGCAAGCTTGCTATTGTATCTTTATTCACAGGTCTTTTACTTACCTCAGCTAATAATTCGGGGTATTTGAGTAACCTCATTGGATTTACTCTTACCAAATGAGCAAAAACAGCTTGTTTATCTATTGCCATGCTGCTTTGAAGAAATTGTTCCATGAGTATTTCTTTGTCTAAGTTATATTCAATGTCTATATCGGCTCTTTCCTGTGCCACGTCAAGTGAGTTATACATTTCCTTATAGTAATACACCTTAAACTTTTTTCTCAGGTTAGCTGCTCTTTTCTTCGCAAAATCTTTGAGCAAAATAATGAGTTGTTCCACTGTCTTGGCTTTATCTGCTATAGTCGTGATACCTGGTGTACGAGGTTTACCATTTTTCTTAGGTGGTGGACAACGGTATTCCCCCTTCCAATCCCCATAATAATTATCTGCCTGCAATATTGGATAGCATTTATATATTTTTTCAATCTCTAGAGCTTTTTTACGCATCATTATGTCTAATTTCTGCTCTTGCTCCAACACAGAAAAGTAGACTTTACAGTTCATGCATTGAGGTTGATTACACTCGGCTACAAATGCAACTAAAGCGTCCCATCCTTGTGTCCAAGTGGAGGCCATAAGCAGATCGTTATCGACTACATCAGTCGTGAGCCAAAATATTTCCTTAGGGTTTTGTGGCATAGAATCGGTTAGTTCAGTTCAAGCTTGTACTATCTCCTTATCAAAGCAACCTGGCTGTTTTT
This region of Microscilla marina ATCC 23134 genomic DNA includes:
- a CDS encoding type IV secretory system conjugative DNA transfer family protein produces the protein MNTNKVNTDAPEHIFFQQILSQRWEWMLSLDTTIRLGYTKAEFLSNFIFEWMEKWVSYIEAQRDQVERYSTEYAVWMEKRGFTFKEYLSLFSARIAADAHDWYPIFEVLMIDQEEHRKALTQGFDPTEKDYLLLLSQLNNCPPTHFFNREFPAEIPLNELAKHAYVVGNTGSGKSELMKSLFYHLQKQTYTTGNKASLILMEPHGELAQDMRDFYLNKEQRHRLIYIDPFYEEGFTPVLNPFDIPNEERQNEPLIDLYSQNIAKAFSELIEGSSLSPQMEAVLIPCIATLLRKEGSSLAELQRFMNDEENDDLIKLGLQSPNPIHKNLFKSAFRKGSGYQTTKQSIYTKLLKLLGTTTFFEFTCGRSTLDLAKATDEGKIILFNLSQGKIGEDSSQAIGRLLIAMIKNVALRREYQAKNERIPTFVFIDECQNYLSPSIEKILTEARKYKVFLLMANQNLAQIEDSRLKDAIFSNTKVKIAGSNSPKTLKVMAQEMQTSLDILQDMRKYHFCAKVDDSPAFVFRSPSFLATNEAKFSLSHADQMGLKQYLLDQGYYRTKVLLKKEDATTEAANSSETPTNSQEQPPLPKYSLRKKTTNGEGNDPNPAPKYSFRKSKN
- a CDS encoding ATP-binding protein; this encodes MGIIRPEVRNKHLKDFPQHEELLTPFLKSFFVTRGAKRQFFRKQSKTELFEFFLSPEENTKEKFGFNLELLLIYSPHNEMAARTIQAVEEVYEGYPAKGRVETLVYILISESTDVHKWLKNYSSSQRSREPRIIIAFSASELRQNARISNYINNKISEQFYQRDLFDFSLPLKEDAYFFGRERLLTTYYDAVKKSENRGLFGLRKTGKTSFLYKLKRTVEFEKKGVILFFDCKNPSIKKLRWNEFLGEICNTISDRTGIKIAAKSKKYTEKKIATTFSNLIKKVAELEDNNRVALIFDEIEYISFLNEKEEHWIDDYIDFWQTIWSCQSEHRNLVFFIAGLNPNVLDTNRVKGVQNPLFGIVSPDYLTGFTKSEMKLMVSSLGKKIGLDFTDTALNYLYTQYGGHPHLTRKSCSWINKDYTDQAIHKPITISDNDLIKSQERRDLDLSYYSGHVVAELSDFYPDEYTMLEMLSSGEIRDFIEFSTEPEFTKHLMGYGLLKYDSHNMPKITIPVVEKHIGLELAKKEGRKTILRVITPDQRELWLPKRIDYIIKDFQLLVDLIDNAGQPSLFGKFSFPESSKFSRVEVCDTELKFENFINTCFQCFVESIEVYGKPDKKYYRDTITPQYPSLVHALERIRVYRHNYHHLKLSMPITKDKLVDYLKADLESQKPSQVKDLHFVLQQCVLDNLLAGLQVEINRLT